One window of Mediterraneibacter gnavus ATCC 29149 genomic DNA carries:
- a CDS encoding MarR family transcriptional regulator gives MLLTDKYADKIHGIITCYDRMIIQGYIPNWSHAEAMTAYMKLNGIRIFDYPTSFSQPLTEQVRQNAEKIDHENGMEIEFIRKLHAFRKDDRIQNIIAETGKTEGLIHIFSAMECCNTYRPWHDKTTGKTFLKFDQSKCLHYYFYFIDRELGLCYLRVPTWPPFRLQFYMNGHNLLAYKLDKKQLSYRMQDNAFLEISDIETAQKLSDRINPQGLHKVLDVFARRYSPVPESLGLGYTWTVQQIECATDIMFRKPEYLAPIYDEIIHTAIYTVKPDNIATFLGQRITYNCTKEIGTNYNQRILGTRIKHHMGDVSIKMYDKFGCVLRIESTCNDISTFRVEREVQHRDGTSDIRKAPLKKSIYSLYQLFTILKSTNYRYLEFISSFDDHSSGRKKLDEVSHSRREKERTYRGFNFFDSRDLSVLEAISKGEYMTFGIQGKQIRQHLPKITPSAMTRIFKRLKVHELIEKIPGSYKYLITALGKEIIAAGLSIKNLILVPALRLDFPDAEILPFCVENHL, from the coding sequence ATGTTACTCACTGATAAATACGCTGATAAAATTCATGGCATCATTACCTGTTATGACCGCATGATCATTCAGGGATATATCCCAAACTGGAGCCATGCGGAAGCAATGACTGCCTATATGAAACTCAACGGTATCCGTATTTTTGATTATCCCACCAGTTTCTCCCAGCCCCTTACGGAACAGGTCCGTCAGAATGCGGAAAAGATTGATCACGAAAATGGAATGGAAATTGAGTTCATCCGAAAACTCCATGCTTTTCGAAAAGATGACCGCATCCAGAACATCATTGCCGAAACCGGAAAAACGGAAGGTCTGATCCATATCTTTTCTGCTATGGAATGCTGTAATACCTACAGGCCCTGGCATGATAAAACAACTGGGAAGACCTTCCTGAAGTTTGACCAGAGCAAGTGTCTTCATTACTATTTCTATTTTATCGACAGGGAACTTGGCCTTTGCTATCTTCGTGTCCCTACATGGCCGCCTTTCCGTCTTCAGTTTTACATGAACGGTCATAACCTGCTCGCCTATAAGCTTGATAAAAAACAGCTTTCTTACCGGATGCAGGACAACGCGTTCCTTGAAATCTCCGATATTGAAACTGCTCAGAAACTTTCTGACCGTATCAACCCGCAAGGGCTCCATAAAGTTCTCGATGTCTTTGCCAGACGCTACAGTCCCGTTCCGGAATCTCTCGGGCTGGGTTATACCTGGACGGTTCAGCAGATCGAATGTGCCACGGATATCATGTTCCGTAAGCCGGAATACCTGGCACCAATCTATGATGAAATCATCCACACTGCGATATATACTGTGAAGCCTGACAACATCGCCACTTTCCTTGGACAGCGAATCACTTATAACTGTACCAAAGAGATTGGCACAAACTATAATCAGCGCATCCTCGGAACGAGGATCAAGCACCACATGGGTGATGTGTCCATAAAAATGTATGACAAGTTTGGCTGTGTACTGCGAATTGAAAGCACCTGCAATGATATCAGTACGTTCCGTGTGGAGCGGGAAGTTCAGCATAGGGATGGAACATCCGATATTCGGAAAGCCCCTTTAAAAAAGAGTATTTACAGTTTATATCAGTTATTCACAATCCTGAAATCTACGAATTACAGATACCTTGAATTTATCTCATCCTTTGATGATCACAGCAGCGGCAGGAAGAAATTGGATGAAGTCAGTCATTCCCGGAGGGAAAAGGAACGAACCTATCGCGGATTCAACTTTTTTGATTCCCGTGATCTGTCTGTACTGGAAGCTATCAGCAAAGGGGAATACATGACATTCGGGATACAAGGAAAACAGATCCGCCAGCATCTTCCGAAAATCACTCCGTCTGCCATGACAAGGATCTTTAAACGTCTGAAAGTCCATGAACTGATTGAAAAAATCCCAGGATCCTATAAATATTTGATAACGGCTCTTGGAAAAGAGATCATAGCTGCTGGTTTATCGATAAAAAACCTTATCCTTGTTCCGGCCTTACGTCTTGATTTTCCTGATGCCGAAATTTTGCCATTTTGCGTAGAAAATCATTTATAA
- a CDS encoding TlpA family protein disulfide reductase → MKKIVSRGACLLLASCLSLNAVGCQKSNENNKIKEGQSISSEEAGMSINANGKNETFKPSDYTLEAKKEYVYEYLGLEFKLSDKFRNYIADKKIAMLDDQSPIDKELKYAILTFEKMTEEQKNAVIEKMGDGYKNWQNELERIGTIGIFEKNTSEEKISKITKCDTHTKIGVSSDGKYDCYLSTNSGAESNLLDELKRTEIQIIDKKERPENGFVLSEKTDLENTEAFNKESVKDLRKLSTKDINGKDFTSKDFEKYDLTMVNVFATWCTACVKEIPDLVEVQNEMKSKGVNIVGVVTDTVDDTGENKEAIEKSKLIHEKTKASYPFLMPDKTNFNGRLNGIQAMPETFFVDSNGNIVGDTYSGAKSAKEWKQVIEKELEKIKNK, encoded by the coding sequence ATGAAAAAAATAGTATCAAGAGGAGCATGCCTATTACTTGCATCATGTTTGAGCTTAAACGCAGTTGGGTGTCAAAAAAGTAATGAAAACAATAAAATTAAAGAAGGACAATCCATAAGTTCTGAAGAGGCAGGCATGTCAATTAATGCAAATGGCAAAAATGAAACTTTTAAGCCATCAGATTATACATTGGAGGCAAAGAAAGAATATGTTTATGAATATTTAGGGCTTGAATTTAAACTCTCAGACAAATTTAGAAATTATATAGCTGATAAAAAGATAGCGATGTTAGATGATCAAAGTCCTATAGATAAAGAACTAAAGTATGCTATTTTGACATTTGAAAAAATGACAGAAGAACAAAAAAATGCAGTTATAGAAAAGATGGGCGATGGATATAAAAATTGGCAAAATGAGCTTGAAAGAATTGGGACTATTGGTATATTCGAAAAAAATACATCAGAAGAAAAAATATCTAAAATTACAAAATGTGATACTCATACTAAAATAGGAGTTTCAAGTGATGGAAAATACGATTGCTATTTAAGCACAAATAGCGGAGCTGAAAGTAATCTTCTGGATGAATTAAAAAGAACTGAGATTCAAATTATAGATAAAAAAGAACGTCCTGAAAATGGTTTTGTGCTATCAGAAAAAACTGATTTAGAAAATACAGAAGCATTTAACAAAGAATCGGTTAAAGATTTACGTAAACTATCAACAAAGGACATAAATGGCAAGGATTTTACAAGTAAAGATTTTGAGAAGTATGATCTTACTATGGTAAATGTATTTGCAACTTGGTGTACAGCTTGTGTAAAGGAAATTCCTGATTTGGTTGAGGTTCAGAATGAAATGAAAAGCAAGGGTGTAAATATCGTTGGAGTTGTTACAGATACTGTTGATGATACCGGTGAAAACAAGGAAGCAATTGAAAAGTCAAAGTTAATACATGAAAAGACAAAGGCTTCATATCCTTTCTTAATGCCAGATAAGACAAACTTTAATGGTAGATTGAATGGTATACAGGCTATGCCAGAGACTTTCTTTGTTGATAGTAATGGAAATATTGTAGGTGATACTTATTCTGGGGCAAAGAGTGCAAAGGAATGGAAGCAGGTAATTGAAAAAGAATTGGAAAAAATAAAAAATAAATAA
- a CDS encoding 4Fe-4S binding protein — MDRIKNIINGSTKKDKYKIRDRFRHLFQSVWFLITNSYFEGFKTGKIYGGNLKKICVPGMNCYSCPGAKGSCPIGSLQAVIGNSKYKISYYIVGILFFIGALVGRFVCGWLCPFGLIQDLLHKIPFFKKVETFKFDKHLRKLKYIILLVFVIILPLFLVDILGQGSPYFCKLICPIGMLEGGLPLVLLNKSMRNAIGFLYYWKGIILIVTLLLSIIIYRPFCKYICPLGAIYSIFNPISIFRYRLDTDKCINCGKCKKVCQMNIDPVENCNHLECIRCGRCKNACPVDAISYGVRK; from the coding sequence TTGGATAGAATTAAAAATATTATAAATGGTAGTACAAAAAAAGATAAATATAAAATAAGAGATCGTTTTAGGCATTTATTTCAATCCGTTTGGTTTTTAATTACTAATTCCTACTTTGAAGGGTTTAAGACTGGTAAAATCTACGGTGGGAATTTAAAGAAAATTTGTGTTCCAGGTATGAATTGTTATTCATGCCCGGGAGCAAAAGGTTCTTGTCCAATAGGATCACTACAGGCAGTGATTGGAAATTCAAAATATAAGATTAGTTATTATATAGTTGGGATTTTGTTTTTTATAGGAGCATTGGTGGGAAGATTTGTTTGTGGATGGCTGTGTCCATTTGGATTGATTCAAGATTTGCTACATAAGATTCCCTTTTTTAAAAAAGTTGAAACATTTAAGTTTGATAAACATTTGAGAAAATTGAAATACATAATATTACTTGTATTTGTAATAATATTACCTTTATTTTTGGTTGATATTTTAGGTCAGGGTTCTCCGTATTTTTGTAAACTTATTTGTCCGATTGGTATGCTGGAAGGAGGATTACCACTTGTTTTATTAAATAAAAGTATGAGAAATGCGATAGGTTTCTTGTATTATTGGAAAGGAATCATTCTAATAGTTACTTTGTTACTTTCTATAATTATATATAGACCTTTTTGTAAATATATATGTCCACTTGGAGCTATTTACTCAATTTTTAACCCTATTTCAATATTTAGATATAGATTGGATACGGATAAGTGTATTAATTGTGGAAAATGTAAAAAAGTTTGCCAAATGAATATAGATCCAGTTGAGAATTGCAATCATCTGGAGTGTATCAGATGTGGACGATGTAAAAATGCTTGTCCAGTGGATGCAATTAGTTATGGAGTAAGAAAATAG
- a CDS encoding ABC transporter permease, translating into MQRKQSPAFCLSGYLDNRAEGFPDIRQTWHGSGGSIYFLISEKGFAKIPTEKKTLYMELNVENKKEAEVRKEIQNILEEENKRRGNVSAAGVEDQSGEAGIFCISKSELLENAKDYIQGNRIIFGSISIVLLMAGVTNYLNIVVTGILSRKKELGIMESVGMTKRQKRMLFMMEGGYYFCAVTVLLVTIGSVMLQWIKTYMETKLSYFVFQYPLIWLVVGLCCLAGISFAVPAGLYMLEKSHCEQ; encoded by the coding sequence ATGCAGAGAAAACAGTCGCCGGCATTTTGTCTGAGCGGATATCTGGACAACCGGGCAGAAGGATTTCCAGATATCCGTCAGACGTGGCATGGAAGCGGAGGAAGTATTTATTTTCTGATCAGTGAGAAAGGCTTTGCAAAGATTCCGACAGAGAAAAAGACGCTTTACATGGAACTGAATGTAGAAAACAAAAAAGAGGCAGAGGTTCGGAAAGAAATTCAAAATATTTTGGAGGAAGAAAACAAAAGGCGGGGAAACGTGTCCGCAGCAGGAGTAGAGGATCAGAGTGGAGAAGCGGGAATCTTCTGTATCAGCAAGTCGGAATTACTGGAAAATGCCAAAGATTATATCCAGGGAAATCGGATTATTTTTGGAAGTATCAGTATTGTGCTGCTGATGGCAGGAGTGACGAATTACTTAAATATCGTGGTTACAGGAATCCTTTCCAGAAAAAAGGAACTGGGGATCATGGAAAGTGTGGGAATGACGAAACGGCAGAAGCGTATGCTTTTCATGATGGAAGGCGGATACTATTTTTGTGCGGTGACAGTTCTGCTTGTGACAATTGGAAGTGTCATGTTACAATGGATCAAAACGTATATGGAAACAAAACTTTCGTATTTTGTATTTCAATATCCGTTGATCTGGCTGGTTGTCGGCCTGTGTTGTCTGGCAGGAATCAGTTTTGCGGTTCCCGCAGGACTGTATATGCTTGAAAAAAGTCACTGTGAACAATAA
- the nagA gene encoding N-acetylglucosamine-6-phosphate deacetylase, which yields MINIRKTRKECTGPVWGGCAKNVMKVIKNKTIYTGNGVIEDGFVRYEKTIAEVGSMQNFVSREEDEIVEVEGMYLIPGFIDVHSHGGYGLDSMDASADEIDWMVRQMAAKEGITSYFCTTMTQTSENIESAMKNIKAAAEKNPIIQGIHLEGPFISVNYKGAQDASYIQKPDAAVLKHWNELSGNRIKIVTYAPEEADTEFEDWCLANGIVPSAGHSNATYDQLCGCRACHVTHLYNAQRGLNHREPGVTGYGLLTDGVKAEMICDGIHIKPKMVYMAYKVKGSDGIELITDSMRAKGMPEGKSELGGQTVYVKDGTARLEDGTIAGSVLTYIDAFRNIMKFTDASLKEAVQMSSGNQAKEFGLTQKGEITVGKDADFVILENSQDGNYELKKTISMGEIIEA from the coding sequence ATGATAAACATCAGAAAGACCAGAAAGGAGTGCACAGGACCAGTCTGGGGCGGCTGTGCAAAAAATGTGATGAAAGTAATAAAAAATAAGACAATCTATACGGGGAATGGAGTAATTGAGGATGGATTTGTAAGATATGAAAAGACGATCGCCGAGGTAGGCTCCATGCAGAATTTTGTGTCAAGAGAAGAGGATGAGATTGTAGAAGTGGAAGGAATGTATCTGATTCCGGGATTCATTGATGTACACAGCCATGGAGGATATGGTCTGGACAGCATGGATGCATCGGCAGATGAGATTGACTGGATGGTCAGACAGATGGCTGCAAAAGAAGGAATTACTTCTTATTTCTGCACGACGATGACGCAGACTTCAGAGAATATTGAAAGTGCCATGAAGAATATCAAAGCAGCGGCAGAGAAGAACCCGATCATTCAGGGAATCCATCTGGAAGGACCGTTTATTTCCGTGAATTACAAGGGTGCACAGGATGCATCTTATATCCAGAAGCCGGATGCAGCAGTCTTAAAACACTGGAATGAACTGAGCGGAAACCGGATTAAAATCGTGACTTATGCTCCGGAAGAAGCGGATACAGAATTTGAGGATTGGTGTCTTGCCAATGGAATCGTGCCAAGTGCGGGGCATTCTAACGCGACTTATGATCAGCTTTGTGGCTGTCGTGCATGTCATGTGACACATCTTTATAATGCGCAGAGAGGGCTCAACCACAGAGAACCGGGTGTGACAGGATATGGACTTTTGACAGATGGTGTGAAAGCTGAGATGATCTGTGACGGAATCCATATTAAACCAAAGATGGTATACATGGCATACAAAGTAAAAGGCAGTGACGGAATCGAATTGATTACAGATTCTATGCGTGCAAAAGGAATGCCGGAAGGAAAGAGTGAGTTGGGCGGTCAGACCGTTTATGTCAAAGACGGCACAGCGAGACTGGAAGACGGCACGATTGCAGGAAGTGTTCTTACGTATATTGATGCGTTCCGAAATATCATGAAATTTACGGATGCTTCTTTAAAAGAGGCAGTGCAGATGAGTTCCGGAAACCAGGCAAAAGAATTCGGACTGACACAAAAAGGTGAGATCACAGTCGGAAAAGATGCAGATTTCGTGATTTTAGAAAATTCTCAGGATGGAAATTATGAGTTGAAGAAAACCATCAGTATGGGAGAGATTATAGAAGCATAA
- the mgtE gene encoding magnesium transporter — MNKEIFVKLLAQRQFKAVRSILDVMNEVDIASLLSDLEDKELALAFRLIPKDKAAEVFANMNNSMQTYLVEMFSEKELKELLDDLYMDDTVDLLEELPANLVNRILDTVNQSDRNLINQLLNYPDDSAGSIMTTEYVDIRETMTVAQTMAHIKETGIHKETIYTCYVTDQRRLLGIVSAKDLMTTADDILIRDLMQTEIISVTTHTDKEEVAQLFTKYDFLAIPVLDQDERMVGIVTFDDAMDVMVDEATEDITKMAAMSPSETTYFDTSVAAHAKHRIAWLLILMFSSTITGSIITKYKNAFAAIPLLVSFIPMLMDTGGNCGSQSSTLIIRGIALGEIRFSDLFRVMFKEFRVSLIVGVVLALANGLRILIMYRNAGLALVIGLSLVATVIISKLIGCLLPLFAKKLHMDPAIMASPLITTLVDTCSILIYFNIATRIFQL, encoded by the coding sequence ATGAACAAAGAAATTTTTGTAAAACTCCTTGCGCAGCGCCAGTTCAAAGCTGTCAGAAGCATTCTGGATGTGATGAACGAAGTGGATATAGCCTCACTTCTTTCCGATCTGGAAGACAAAGAACTTGCACTTGCTTTTCGTCTCATTCCAAAGGATAAAGCCGCAGAAGTATTTGCCAATATGAATAATTCCATGCAGACTTATCTGGTAGAGATGTTTTCCGAAAAGGAGTTAAAAGAACTGCTCGATGACCTTTACATGGATGATACAGTGGATCTGCTGGAGGAACTTCCAGCTAATCTTGTCAATCGTATTCTGGACACTGTCAATCAATCTGACCGGAATCTGATCAATCAGCTTCTCAATTATCCGGATGACAGTGCAGGAAGTATTATGACGACTGAATACGTCGATATCCGGGAGACAATGACCGTTGCCCAGACCATGGCACATATCAAAGAGACCGGAATCCACAAGGAGACGATCTATACCTGCTATGTCACCGATCAGCGCAGACTGCTTGGAATCGTCAGTGCAAAAGACCTGATGACGACAGCTGATGACATTCTGATCCGGGATCTGATGCAGACAGAGATCATCTCCGTCACAACGCACACTGATAAAGAAGAAGTCGCACAACTGTTCACTAAATACGATTTTCTTGCCATTCCTGTTCTGGATCAGGATGAACGAATGGTTGGTATCGTCACATTCGATGATGCCATGGATGTTATGGTAGATGAAGCGACTGAAGACATTACCAAAATGGCTGCCATGAGCCCGAGTGAAACGACTTATTTTGATACTTCTGTTGCTGCGCATGCCAAACATCGGATCGCCTGGCTTTTGATCCTGATGTTTTCCTCTACCATCACCGGAAGTATCATTACCAAATATAAAAATGCATTTGCCGCAATCCCGCTCCTTGTATCCTTTATTCCCATGTTGATGGATACCGGCGGAAACTGCGGTTCTCAGAGTTCTACATTGATCATCCGCGGAATTGCACTCGGCGAGATTCGTTTTTCTGATCTGTTCCGGGTCATGTTTAAAGAATTCCGTGTTTCCCTGATCGTAGGTGTAGTACTTGCACTCGCCAATGGACTTCGTATTCTGATCATGTATCGAAATGCCGGACTTGCGCTGGTAATTGGACTTTCTCTTGTAGCTACTGTCATCATCTCGAAACTGATCGGCTGTCTGCTTCCATTGTTTGCAAAAAAACTGCATATGGATCCGGCCATTATGGCATCCCCGCTGATCACAACACTGGTCGATACCTGTTCCATTTTGATCTATTTCAATATTGCGACAAGAATCTTCCAGTTATAA
- a CDS encoding class I SAM-dependent DNA methyltransferase, giving the protein MDAYTSFAAVYDTFMDNIPYEEWKSYLEELLKEYGVQDGLVLDLGCGTGTMTELLAADGYDMIGVDNSEEMLEIAREKQIKSGHEILYLLQDMREFELYGTVGAVFSICDSLNYITEPEELKQVFRWVNNYLDPGGIFIFDFNTEYKYREVLGDQTIAESREDCSFIWDNYYYEEERINEYELNLFIREDAESETEGDLYRRFRETHFQRAYTLEEITRIVEESGLQFVTAYEAFTKEPPSKNSERIYVIAREQGKVPVKKAE; this is encoded by the coding sequence ATGGATGCATATACAAGTTTTGCGGCAGTGTATGATACCTTTATGGATAATATTCCATATGAAGAATGGAAAAGCTATCTGGAGGAATTGTTAAAAGAGTATGGCGTGCAGGACGGTCTGGTGCTTGATCTGGGATGTGGAACAGGAACCATGACGGAACTTCTTGCAGCAGATGGCTACGATATGATCGGAGTGGACAATTCCGAGGAAATGCTGGAGATCGCCAGAGAAAAGCAGATCAAGTCAGGACATGAGATTTTATATCTTCTTCAGGATATGCGGGAGTTTGAACTGTATGGTACTGTGGGTGCGGTATTTAGTATCTGTGATTCTCTGAATTACATTACAGAGCCGGAAGAATTGAAGCAGGTATTTCGCTGGGTGAATAATTATCTGGATCCGGGCGGAATTTTTATTTTTGATTTTAATACAGAATACAAGTACCGGGAGGTTCTGGGGGATCAGACCATTGCAGAATCCAGAGAGGACTGCAGTTTTATCTGGGATAATTATTATTATGAGGAAGAGCGGATCAATGAATACGAACTGAATCTGTTCATCAGAGAAGATGCGGAAAGTGAGACAGAGGGTGATCTCTATCGCAGATTCCGGGAGACACATTTCCAGAGAGCATATACGTTAGAAGAGATCACAAGGATTGTGGAAGAATCCGGACTGCAGTTTGTGACTGCATACGAAGCGTTTACAAAAGAACCGCCTTCTAAGAACAGTGAACGAATCTATGTGATCGCCAGAGAGCAGGGAAAGGTACCTGTGAAAAAAGCAGAATAG
- the hslO gene encoding Hsp33 family molecular chaperone HslO — MKDYIVRATAANAQIRAFAASTTELVEEARTRHNTSPVATAALGRLLTAGAMMGSMMKNPTDVLTLQVQCGGPIGGMTVTADSKGEVKGYVHNPDVMLPPKNGKLDVGGALGPGFLNVIKDMGLKEPYSGQTILQTGEIAEDLTYYFATSEQVPSSVGLGVLMEKDNTVRCAGGFIVQVMPFIEEEVLSKLEENIKNIQSVTAMLDNGHTPEEMLNHVLEGLDVEITDTLPAKFDCNCSKERIEKAIISVGKKEIQEMIDDGKDIEVKCHFCNTAYTFSVDELKELLKKSR; from the coding sequence ATGAAAGATTATATTGTAAGAGCAACAGCAGCGAATGCGCAGATCCGTGCGTTTGCGGCATCAACAACAGAGCTTGTGGAAGAGGCAAGAACAAGGCATAATACAAGTCCGGTTGCGACAGCAGCACTTGGACGACTTCTTACAGCAGGTGCGATGATGGGAAGTATGATGAAGAATCCGACGGATGTTTTGACGCTGCAGGTGCAGTGCGGAGGTCCGATCGGAGGGATGACAGTGACAGCAGACAGTAAGGGGGAAGTGAAAGGATATGTACACAACCCGGATGTGATGCTTCCGCCGAAGAACGGAAAACTGGATGTAGGCGGTGCGCTTGGACCAGGATTTTTAAATGTGATCAAGGATATGGGACTCAAAGAACCATATTCCGGACAGACGATTTTGCAGACAGGAGAGATCGCAGAAGATCTGACCTATTATTTTGCAACCTCTGAGCAGGTGCCGTCTTCTGTGGGTCTGGGTGTGCTGATGGAAAAGGACAATACCGTGCGATGCGCAGGTGGATTTATCGTACAGGTGATGCCGTTTATTGAGGAGGAAGTGCTCAGCAAGCTGGAAGAAAACATCAAGAATATTCAGTCTGTGACAGCAATGCTCGACAATGGCCATACACCGGAAGAAATGCTGAACCACGTTCTGGAGGGATTGGATGTAGAGATCACAGATACACTTCCTGCAAAATTTGACTGCAACTGTTCTAAAGAACGGATTGAAAAAGCAATCATCAGTGTCGGGAAAAAAGAGATTCAGGAGATGATCGACGATGGAAAGGATATCGAAGTAAAATGTCATTTCTGTAATACCGCCTATACATTTTCTGTAGACGAGCTGAAGGAACTTTTGAAAAAAAGCAGATAG
- a CDS encoding NAD(+) synthase, with translation MKQGFIKVAAATPDIRVADVPFNTKQICSAIEEAQNNQAKIVVFPELCVTGYTCGDLFTQDVLLQAAKQALLEITEFTREKDMLVFVGVPLVVDAKLYNVAAALCRGEILGLTTKTFLPNYGEFYEMRQFTAGPDVPGEILFNGKKVPFGPGLLFQASSMEELIVSAEICEDVWSPIPPSIRAAMEGATVIVNCSASDETIGKDSYRRDLIKGQSARLIAGYIYANAGEGESTTDLVFGGHNLIAENGSILAELKRFENQIIYTELDIKRIVGERRKNTTFTMEKEKVLPRISFPLDVCETKLTREFPKKPFVPQDEKERALRCEEILTIQAMGLKKRLLHTHANTAVVGISGGLDSTLALIVTAKAFDMIGKDKKEILAITMPCFGTTDRTYRNACKMAEQLGATLREVKIADSVSLHFQDIGHDPKDHSVTYENAQARERTQVLMDIANATNGMVIGTGDMSELALGWATYNGDHMSMYGVNASVPKTLVRHLVKYAADVTADPKLQEVLYDVLDTPVSPELLPPKDGDIAQKTEDLVGPYELHDFYLYFMLRFGYEPGKIYRLAMQTFEGVYEKETILKWLTTFCRRFFNQQFKRSCLPDGPKIGTVALSPRGDWRMPSDACAQVWMRDLEKISL, from the coding sequence ATGAAACAGGGATTTATCAAAGTGGCAGCTGCCACACCGGATATCCGGGTGGCGGACGTGCCGTTTAATACAAAACAGATATGCAGTGCCATTGAAGAAGCACAGAACAATCAGGCAAAGATCGTGGTATTTCCAGAATTGTGTGTCACAGGATATACATGCGGGGATCTGTTTACACAGGATGTACTTTTGCAGGCAGCAAAACAGGCACTGCTTGAAATCACAGAGTTTACAAGAGAGAAGGACATGCTTGTGTTTGTGGGCGTGCCGCTTGTGGTGGATGCAAAGCTCTACAATGTGGCAGCAGCTCTTTGCAGGGGAGAAATCCTGGGACTGACGACAAAGACATTTCTTCCGAACTATGGTGAGTTCTATGAGATGCGTCAGTTTACGGCAGGACCGGATGTGCCGGGAGAAATCCTGTTTAACGGTAAAAAAGTGCCGTTTGGTCCGGGGCTTTTGTTTCAGGCATCCTCTATGGAAGAGCTGATCGTATCGGCGGAAATCTGTGAGGATGTGTGGTCGCCGATTCCGCCGAGCATCCGTGCGGCAATGGAAGGTGCAACCGTGATCGTTAACTGTTCGGCAAGTGATGAGACGATCGGGAAAGACAGCTACAGACGGGATCTTATCAAAGGACAGTCAGCGAGACTGATCGCGGGATATATTTATGCAAATGCAGGCGAAGGGGAATCCACGACGGATCTTGTATTTGGAGGACACAATCTGATCGCAGAAAACGGCAGTATCCTGGCAGAGTTAAAGCGATTTGAAAATCAGATCATTTATACAGAACTGGATATCAAAAGGATTGTCGGTGAGCGTCGGAAAAACACGACATTTACGATGGAAAAAGAGAAAGTGCTGCCAAGAATCTCATTTCCTCTGGATGTGTGCGAGACAAAACTGACAAGAGAGTTTCCGAAAAAGCCGTTCGTGCCGCAGGATGAAAAAGAACGTGCTCTGCGATGCGAAGAGATTTTGACAATCCAGGCAATGGGGCTCAAAAAACGTCTGCTCCATACCCACGCAAACACGGCGGTAGTTGGTATTTCGGGGGGATTGGATTCCACATTGGCATTGATTGTGACAGCAAAAGCGTTTGACATGATCGGAAAAGATAAAAAAGAGATTCTTGCGATCACCATGCCTTGCTTTGGAACAACGGACAGAACGTATCGGAATGCCTGCAAAATGGCAGAACAGCTCGGAGCGACGCTGCGGGAAGTGAAAATTGCAGATTCCGTAAGTCTTCATTTTCAGGATATCGGACATGATCCGAAAGACCACAGTGTAACGTATGAGAATGCGCAGGCGAGAGAGCGTACGCAGGTATTGATGGATATTGCAAATGCGACAAACGGAATGGTCATCGGAACCGGAGATATGTCAGAACTGGCGCTTGGATGGGCAACCTACAATGGAGATCATATGTCGATGTACGGAGTGAATGCTTCTGTACCGAAGACGCTGGTGCGTCATCTTGTCAAATATGCGGCAGACGTGACTGCGGATCCAAAATTGCAGGAAGTCCTTTATGATGTACTGGATACGCCGGTCAGCCCTGAACTGCTTCCTCCAAAAGACGGGGATATCGCACAAAAGACTGAGGATCTGGTGGGACCATATGAGCTGCATGATTTTTATCTGTATTTCATGCTGCGGTTCGGATATGAGCCGGGTAAGATCTATCGGCTTGCAATGCAGACATTTGAAGGGGTATATGAGAAAGAAACAATTTTAAAATGGCTGACAACATTCTGCAGACGATTTTTCAACCAACAGTTTAAGCGCTCCTGTCTGCCGGACGGACCGAAGATCGGGACAGTGGCACTCTCACCAAGAGGAGACTGGAGAATGCCAAGCGATGCGTGTGCCCAAGTGTGGATGCGTGATCTGGAGAAAATTTCCTTATAA